In Nostoc sp. TCL26-01, the sequence TTTTGCTCTGGACGCTTGAAATTTGTGGCACTAATCGATACTTCTGTATGAGAGTGATTAATAAAGAATCTTTGCAGTACGTCCCATTCTTGCCAAGGTAGCGCTCTTAAGTCTCTATTTTCAGTTTGAATAAAAACCTGGATCTCTTCTTTACCTGCATAGTAACTTTCTAGAACTTGCTTAATTTTAGGATCTTTATTGCCATCTTCATTAATCCATCCACTTTCATTCAGCCAATGATTTAATCCAGTCTTAAAATTATTCGCTATTTGCTCAAAGTTAATATTGCTATCATCACTTTCGAGATGATTATTTTTGGCTAGAGGTTCTAACTTAATTCGCCTAACAGAAGCATCATGAAGATTAGGTGCAATATATTTTTGCCATTGACGAAATGAATTTATCAGATTTTTAGGTAAAAGAGATAAATAAGAACCTGAACCCAGTTCTTGCAACAGTCCCACATCATCATAAACTGTGAGTGTGACAGGTAAAGCTGCTAAAGTTACACGTTCTAATTGGACACAAGACCCAAATTTCAGGTATATTCTTTTCACCATGACAAACAGCTACCCTGGAAAATCTTCTTGAATAGTTTCATTTCCCAAAGTTAAGCCAACACTAAAGCGATCGCTCAATTCACAAGTAAATCTTTGACCATAAGTAATATCCAGTATATTACTTTGAGTATCCGCAGATTTTTCGAGAATAATTTCGCCAAATTCATCAAAGATGCTGGCTTTTAAGCCTACAGGCAAATACCCCTTACCTGCAAGTGGACGAACTTGCAAAAATATTTGGATTTCTGTTGGACTTAATGAACCTATTGTGATTAGCAGTTCTACAGAATTATCCTGGAATTTAATTAGCTTGATACCTGTAGTAGATTGGGTACTTCTGACGGCTGGTTGTAGTCCCTTTTGCCAAAGACTATCTAACCAAACCCTGTATAAATCTAGTTCCAATGCTGCTGTTGCTGGCTCAGATTCTAG encodes:
- a CDS encoding DUF1822 family protein, whose product is MPKRKTFIIEGPQDELDEILALFEAGELNNLLDIKILDVKMVSAEQLESEPATAALELDLYRVWLDSLWQKGLQPAVRSTQSTTGIKLIKFQDNSVELLITIGSLSPTEIQIFLQVRPLAGKGYLPVGLKASIFDEFGEIILEKSADTQSNILDITYGQRFTCELSDRFSVGLTLGNETIQEDFPG